The window CAGAGATTCAGAAAAGAGGCAAATGCCTCCACCTGAACAATAAACCTTTAGAGTTCCCTCTCCCTCGCTAATTTAAGATGACAACGTGTTGAAAAAAGCAATGTGTGACTGTATTAGTTTGGTTAGTGTGACAGGAAGGATCTTACGGGCGCAAGAGAGATGAAGAACTTACGCTTGGGGGGTAGTAGAAGGACTTTGTGTTATCTTCGTACTGCTCGTCGAGTCGTTTGTCCTGCGGCAGAAACACAAATGACAGGGATGTCAGCGtttaaaaaagtcaaataatCGAGGTAATTACTGTAGAGACGTGATTCACCTTCAAACAGAACCCAGAATCCAACAAGCATCCGGTAATATCATAATATCACAGTAAAGACAATGGGAACGAGTGTAAATGGACGTGCAGCAGGTTCTTACCACGCAGTGAACGAGGATACTGAGAGGAATCCAGAAGACAAGCGAAAACACCACGACGGAGCCCACGATGTTATCAGCCAGGAACTTCCCTGATGCACAGATGACGGCAGAGACACGAAAAACAGAGAGACCAAGGTAAGGAGGGCGAAAAGActacaatcaacaacaacaacaagaaaaagatTGTTTTATCCATACTCATGTTCTCAGGAAGTTGATTAGATTTAAAAAGTGCTTGTTAAAAACCAACTCACCGAATGTGTTAATGTCCAGCTTGTCAATAAAATCCCACAGCCTCTCGATCACATCCTGCACCTGCTTCATGCACTTTCCCTGTTTAGACAAGAGAAAGTTGACACTCTGCACATAGCCAAATAAAGAATGATCACACTCATTGTGGACCTTCCAGAGCTGTGTTcgggaatacaaataaaatattaagcATGATGGAAACATGGTAGGAGAGCGTGAACAGGTATGACAGATTGATGACTCACGCCTTCGCCACAGAAGCCCACAGTGCAGGGTTTTCCTTTGCGAAGGTAAAGGAAGCTGCCATTGGTCTGGATGAAAGGAGAGCAGGCGCCATCACTTCCCCTGCAGCAGACTTGACAGGAGTTCTCCGTCTCTGCAAGAATGAAAGGAGATTCCCCGTTTTATatgttaagatatatatatgctacattTTCATTGACACTGGCAGTGCAAACACATCAGAGAGCAAAACATTTATTCAAACCTGTGAACAATCTcttaaaaatgttttcataaGCCACTGCCCTTTCAATAAGATCCTTCATCCAGTATCATAAAACAGTCATAGAGTCCAGCGTGTTACAAAAGGGAATGAAAAAAGTGTCGTAGTATGTCATAAACGGATAGTATAGCATTTAATGAGAATATTGTTAAAATGTCAAAGTAAATAATGCCACGTAAAATATTATAGTGTAGAACGTCAAAGAAATGGCCTATTATTGTAtgctataattaaaaaaatcataGCATTGCATTTGATTACAATTACATAAAAGTCTATATAAATGTCATGGCAAATTACATAGTTGATGAGATAAGAGCGAgtataaaacaatttttaggGCATTTGGAtgccataaaaaaataaactataaAATGTCATCGTTAAATATGTCATGGCATGTGGTGAAAGCCTCCCCCCGATGCTCTTTACCGTTACAGGCACAGGACTGAAGATTCTGCATGGCTTCGCAGAACGGGTTGCAATCTCCATTGAGACACCGGCCGCTGTCAACGCACACAGTGTCGTCCTCAGCGTTTTCAGGAGGTGGACACCGACTGCTGTTGCCTAACATGCGATGGAAAGGTAGAGATAGAgagttttaaaatatttttaattcatcaatATAAAGAAATTGACTCGGCATCAAAGAAACCGCCTTCCAGTGGTCCCTGCAGTTCTTGTGTTTGACCAGCAGGAGGCGCCCACCTGTGCAAGATGATATGCCTTTACAGGTAGCACTGATGGGTTCCTGGCACCTTGTTCCTGCAAGCTCATACATGCAACTGCGACAGCAAGGGCTGTTTCTGTCACTGTGGAGAGAACAGAGACACGTGGATGTGTGCGCCCCTCAAACTAGAAACACAAAGACTTCTGCCATCTTCAAATGAATCCAATGTTTGAGCATATTTTGTAGATATTGACGATTGATTATGCGTCTTTTGCATCTCATACCTGCACTTGGCGGCAAGTTTGAATTTGCATTCTGCTGTGCAGCAGGGGTCGTCGTTGAGGTGGAGTAGGCCAGGGTCGCACTCCTCCCCAGCCTCGACTCTCGAGTTGCCGCACACCTTACTGTTCCTCTCCTTGAAGCACACGGGAGCCTTGAAACGCAACGTCTTTCCGACGGAGATCTTGCTGCAGTTGGAGAAGCGCTTCGGGAGGAAGTAGATGAGGGTTGGATATTTACTTTGTGCTCAACTGTGAAAGGCGATGCTATGAAGCTCAAATTcttgaataataaaatatatgtatttattcctgaTTCAAAAGAGAGGCATTTCCTTTAATAAATATTTGGATACAAAAGAACGGAAACAAAGTCAGTGAAACATTTAGGATTCTTGTCTTAACGGTTGTCTGGCCATTGGAAGTCTTTTTACGAATGCATACCGATGTTATTCAAATTAGTTTTTAGCACTCACAGATATCTTTAGGAGGGTCTAGTTTTCACCTTAAAGTTGAATCTCATAGACATATTGGCTGTAAAGGCCAGTTGCGGAGGAGGTTCAGTACATTTACTGTCTGTGACTTCACAGGAACAACTGTGACCGACAaaacctccactggctccccaaACAGCAAATAATACAGTTCCAATTATCTTCACTAACTCGCCCCTTCATACCTTTTGGACCTCCTGCACCGACCCACTCCCACACTCAGACCCCCCGACGCCAACTTCCTTTCCAAGCACTGAACCCCGGGGGAGGGACATCTCTACTGCTgctccctccctctggaactcccCCCTCCAGCACCTCAGACAGTCTGTTAATCGCCACTTTTAAAACACTTACAACtaatttcttttaatttctttttaacCTGCGTTCCGAGCtcaatatgtttgtttgttaccGTTATGTCATCGCTCCGTTTATACTGGAATTGCTTTTATTGGTCCTGTTTTTATCATGTAAAGTGCCTTTGAGTACCCTTTAAAGCGtgatacaaaatatattattattattattattattatatacacaaCACAATAGATCAAGCTACTCAAATGTACACTTTGTTATATACCTCACACTTAGATGGTGATGCTGCTGTTAGTTTTAATACCACTTTTAGTTGTTCACCAGTTCAGAGGGTACCTTGTTGTTGTAATGGTCGCCGCTCACAGCAATAGGGTACATGACAAACTTCCCCCCTTGGTCGTCACTGGGAGCACAGTAGGGGATGTTGTCGGGGTCGTGCTCTGCTCCAAAGTTATGGCCCAGCTCGTGAGTGGTCACCAAGTCGGCCTCCTGATGCGACACAAACAAACCAGAGTTATTTGCTTGAAACATATAGTTTACTATTGTATCAATCAAGAAGAGAATCGCACCAAAACTCAATTATATCACGCAGAAAATGCCGGACTGACACTGCGTCTCGTTGTTCACAAACACTTATTTCACTGATAAAAAGCATGCATATTATCTTGGTGGCTACAGATACACATCCAAAACTGTAATCACATTAATGTTTTGAAAGTTAACTGTAAACTGTGCTGAGGAGAAAGCAATATCCTGATAACTGAGGTGTTAACGTCATTACTCATAACACCCACGCAACAAAAGTGTGTCTGCTCTCCAGTCTACATGTGGCGGGGTGACATGTTGCATAACATCCTGACTCAAACTGAGAGCAGCTTGTAATGAGTTGCATGAAGGCTAATGATTGAAGGACAAATCAGACCTTTGTTAGGATGGTTTTTCCATAGTTCTTGGTGCTGGTCAGACCCGTGTTGAGGTAACTGGGCTTCTTTGCAGAGTTAGATGGGTAGTACGCTACAAAAGGACAAAAACAATGCAAGAGATCAGAATCGGTTTTGCTTTACTAAATCCCAAAGGCTCCACTCAACAGCTTTGAATGTAGGAGTTGaattatcaaaaataaaatgattagcTTATCAAAACAAAGCAATTTTGTCACTAAGCGATGCGTCCTTACGTTTAGGACAGAGGCCCCCCAGGGCCTGAGGCTTGGAGGGGGCCACATAAGCCAGCCCCAGTGTGCCCTCATCGAAATCCTGGTAGGTGAACAGGTGGGCGAGACACACAGTGGAGGCGTTCTCAGCGATGTCTGAGCTGAATTGCTATGGGACAAAAGAAAAAGCTATTTTACACATCAACATTTGTGTTTGTCAAAGTTAGTTTTATGCCCCGTTTCTCACAACGTCTCGCAACAAGAAACCATTTGTAATACTATCACTGTCACATTAATCACATCTAAACAAGACGTAATAACTTTtgacacttaaccctcctgttaccttcacatttactaacatattttttaCCGGTCAATTtttatgcaattaaaaaaaaacaaaaattaaattatttatttttattcccaAGTTTAAGTTGTGTGgtgctttatttttgtttgtttgttgtaacTAAATATAGccttatataaaatataaaaaattatattattatatttgacacagagaaaaagtcaaataaaacaaattgaaaCACCGGAACCAACATTGAAAGaataaattgaaatcaaattgaaaggtaacaggagggttaaaggatgAACTGCAGTATTGTTCAGAAGGTTTTTGAGCAATGTTTATACTGAGcagggcatatatatatatatatatatttatacgatTTTTTGAGATAATTTGGAAAACAAATATAGAtttgaaacatatatatatacaggactgtctcagaaaattagaatattgtgataaagttctttattttctgtaatgcaattaaaaaaacaaaaatgtcatgcattctggatacATTCCAAATCAACTCAAAtataagccttttattcttttaatattgctgattatggcttacagcttaagaaaactcaaatatcctatctctaaatattagaatatcatgaaaaagtatactagtagggtattaaacaaatcacttgaatcgtctaattaactcgaaacacctggaaacacattttcaaatgtttgattttgttttgctgttataaatctttttttacttggtctgaggaaatattcaaattttatgagatag of the Pseudoliparis swirei isolate HS2019 ecotype Mariana Trench chromosome 11, NWPU_hadal_v1, whole genome shotgun sequence genome contains:
- the adam17a gene encoding disintegrin and metalloproteinase domain-containing protein 17a isoform X3, with translation MLTFRTISLGMLLPLWRFIDSPADGRLLVYRSDDIKNLTRIVSPKVCGYIHADASNILPQASSRDRDGQEEVEQEKGPHHREKRQTHDHKKNTCPLLLVADYRFFKNMGRGQESVTLNYLIELIDRVDDMYRNTTWDDEFKGYGVQIHQIIINKEPTKAPRGHAGTGWVHYNMENSPVKGKVVWDVKRLLEQFSSDIAENASTVCLAHLFTYQDFDEGTLGLAYVAPSKPQALGGLCPKPYYPSNSAKKPSYLNTGLTSTKNYGKTILTKEADLVTTHELGHNFGAEHDPDNIPYCAPSDDQGGKFVMYPIAVSGDHYNNKRFSNCSKISVGKTLRFKAPVCFKERNSKVCGNSRVEAGEECDPGLLHLNDDPCCTAECKFKLAAKCSDRNSPCCRSCMYELAGTRCQEPISATCKGISSCTGNSSRCPPPENAEDDTVCVDSGRCLNGDCNPFCEAMQNLQSCACNETENSCQVCCRGSDGACSPFIQTNGSFLYLRKGKPCTVGFCGEGGKCMKQVQDVIERLWDFIDKLDINTFGKFLADNIVGSVVVFSLVFWIPLSILVHCVDKRLDEQYEDNTKSFYYPPSSQEMLNNIESASVRIVKLPPPPSSSSAGRIAPSSLPLQQSHFGASPAAGTSTPAPDPSFGLTPDSAGGPRMATIQEDNSSDSHLGEESLSDDFTTAGASSSVTKSSYEDLTEQNPLAKDRRRLKRQECIDTKETEC
- the adam17a gene encoding disintegrin and metalloproteinase domain-containing protein 17a isoform X2, whose amino-acid sequence is MRSLLLIAFLAPCWVNGAVKSRVITEKNHEENPEFDALSAILSDFEVLPVSGLQLHSVRKRDVHTESHLERFVSFRALHRHFKLYLTTNTNLFTEHFKAVFVDKHGKEENYNVNLQNYFTGHVVGEENSRVQAHIEGDEFSAHILTDEAEYNVEPLWRFIDSPADGRLLVYRSDDIKNLTRIVSPKVCGYIHADASNILPQASSRDRDGQEEVEQEKGPHHREKRQTHDHKKNTCPLLLVADYRFFKNMGRGQESVTLNYLIELIDRVDDMYRNTTWDDEFKGYGVQIHQIIINKEPTKAPRGHAGTGWVHYNMENSPVKGKVVWDVKRLLEQFSSDIAENASTVCLAHLFTYQDFDEGTLGLAYVAPSKPQALGGLCPKPYYPSNSAKKPSYLNTGLTSTKNYGKTILTKEADLVTTHELGHNFGAEHDPDNIPYCAPSDDQGGKFVMYPIAVSGDHYNNKRFSNCSKISVGKTLRFKAPVCFKERNSKVCGNSRVEAGEECDPGLLHLNDDPCCTAECKFKLAAKCSDRNSPCCRSCMYELAGTRCQEPISATCKGISSCTGNSSRCPPPENAEDDTVCVDSGRCLNGDCNPFCEAMQNLQSCACNETENSCQVCCRGSDGACSPFIQTNGSFLYLRKGKPCTVGFCGEGGKCMKQVQDVIERLWDFIDKLDINTFGKFLADNIVGSVVVFSLVFWIPLSILVHCVDKRLDEQYEDNTKSFYYPPSQMVEVCSRAPAIGECACHGLVFCCHWVHEDAWSAAHVWDTPALTYSST